A window of the Tistrella mobilis genome harbors these coding sequences:
- a CDS encoding VUT family protein, producing the protein MAHALHRLWLPILAMTLAVVASNILVQYPINDWLTWGAFTYPAAFLVTDLTNRRYGTASARRVVYAGFAIAVVMSLWFADPRIALASGAAFLVAQLMDVTVFDRLRRRPWWQAPLISSSLASAFDTVLFFTIAFAGTGLPWISWAVGDWGVKMAMALAMLVPYRALMQILLPLPTDPVHEHG; encoded by the coding sequence ATGGCTCATGCGCTGCACCGCCTCTGGCTGCCGATCCTGGCGATGACCCTTGCGGTCGTCGCCTCCAACATTCTGGTCCAGTATCCGATCAACGACTGGCTGACCTGGGGCGCCTTCACCTATCCGGCGGCCTTTCTGGTCACCGATCTGACCAATCGCCGCTACGGCACCGCATCCGCCCGCAGGGTGGTCTATGCCGGTTTCGCGATCGCGGTCGTCATGTCGCTGTGGTTCGCCGATCCGCGGATCGCGCTCGCCTCGGGCGCGGCCTTCCTGGTTGCGCAGCTGATGGACGTGACGGTGTTCGACCGGCTGCGCCGCCGGCCCTGGTGGCAGGCGCCGCTGATTTCGTCCTCGCTGGCCTCGGCTTTCGACACGGTGTTGTTCTTCACCATCGCCTTCGCCGGCACCGGCCTGCCCTGGATCAGCTGGGCGGTGGGCGATTGGGGGGTGAAGATGGCGATGGCTCTGGCCATGCTGGTGCCCTATCGCGCCCTGATGCAGATCCTGCTGCCGCTGCCGACGGATCCCGTGCACGAGCATGGCTGA
- a CDS encoding sigma 54-interacting transcriptional regulator, giving the protein MPDTAAPSDHARRADALAAAIIAASPRPMLVFDPVADLILHANPAAGRLFGLAPEVLATRRMSALHQGQMPALVVFTEAVLDQGQAVTRGLAPSRADGSEVAVEYEGARLGGPGAGLVLLTITDLEERHRREVDAEADAYLKGGIAEWRRVERFFRDVERQNQLILRAAGEGIYGINAEGHTTFVNPAAERLLGWRAEELVGRDMHGMVHHTHADGSHYPEHECPIYAAFREGEVRQIDDEVFWRKDGRPIRVEYTSTPIRDRGVVVGAVIVFRDVTSRREAEERLHAALAEVDALRERLERENAYLLEEIRTEVNHHHIIGRSAAIQTIARQIDLVAPTDANVLITGESGTGKELIARAIHEAGRRSHRPLIRVNCAAIPRELFESEFFGHVRGAFTGAVRDRVGRFDLADGGTLFLDEVGEIPLELQSKLLRVLQEGHFERVGEERTRAVDVRIVAATNRDLKDQVRRGRFREDLYFRLNVFPIESVPLRERLDDVPLLAAHFLAKTCRRLNIPDLRLTRGDVERLTGYDWPGNVRELENVIERAAILARGGRLRFDLEPSAALHAGPAAAPAAPALAGDEDELLTEAGRRDRDRRMIEAALSRCGGRVYGPNGAAALLGLPATTLASRIRALGLEPRRYRAGQA; this is encoded by the coding sequence ATGCCCGATACCGCAGCACCATCCGACCACGCCCGCCGGGCCGATGCCCTGGCGGCGGCGATCATCGCCGCCAGCCCGCGGCCGATGCTGGTTTTCGATCCCGTGGCCGACCTGATCCTGCACGCCAATCCGGCGGCAGGCCGGCTGTTCGGCCTGGCGCCGGAGGTGCTGGCCACGCGCCGGATGAGCGCGCTGCATCAGGGCCAGATGCCGGCGCTGGTGGTCTTCACCGAAGCGGTTCTGGACCAGGGCCAGGCGGTGACCCGCGGCCTGGCCCCCAGCCGTGCCGACGGCAGCGAAGTGGCGGTCGAGTACGAAGGCGCGCGGCTCGGCGGGCCAGGCGCCGGGCTGGTCCTGCTGACCATCACGGATCTTGAGGAACGCCACCGCCGCGAGGTCGATGCCGAGGCCGACGCCTATCTGAAGGGCGGTATCGCCGAATGGCGGCGGGTGGAACGCTTCTTCCGCGATGTCGAGCGGCAGAACCAGCTGATCCTGCGGGCCGCCGGCGAGGGGATCTACGGCATCAATGCCGAGGGCCACACCACCTTCGTCAACCCGGCCGCCGAACGTCTGCTGGGCTGGCGGGCGGAAGAACTGGTCGGCCGCGACATGCATGGCATGGTCCATCACACCCATGCCGATGGCAGCCACTATCCCGAGCATGAATGCCCGATCTACGCTGCCTTCCGTGAGGGCGAGGTCCGGCAGATCGACGACGAGGTGTTCTGGCGAAAGGATGGCCGACCGATCCGCGTGGAATATACCAGCACGCCGATCCGGGATCGCGGCGTGGTGGTCGGCGCCGTGATCGTGTTCCGCGACGTCACCAGCCGCCGGGAGGCGGAGGAACGGCTGCATGCCGCCCTGGCCGAGGTCGACGCACTACGCGAGCGGCTGGAGCGCGAGAATGCCTATCTGCTGGAAGAGATCCGCACCGAGGTCAACCACCACCACATCATCGGCCGCAGCGCCGCCATCCAGACGATCGCCCGCCAGATCGACCTGGTTGCACCAACCGATGCCAATGTGCTGATCACCGGCGAAAGCGGCACCGGCAAGGAGCTGATCGCGCGGGCGATCCACGAAGCCGGCCGCCGGTCGCACCGGCCGCTGATCCGGGTGAACTGCGCAGCCATCCCGCGGGAGCTGTTCGAAAGCGAGTTCTTCGGCCATGTCCGCGGCGCCTTCACCGGCGCGGTGCGCGACCGGGTCGGCCGGTTCGACCTGGCCGACGGCGGCACGCTGTTCCTGGACGAGGTGGGCGAGATCCCGCTGGAACTGCAGAGCAAGCTGCTGCGGGTGCTGCAGGAGGGCCATTTCGAGCGGGTCGGCGAAGAGCGGACCCGGGCGGTGGATGTGCGGATCGTGGCCGCCACCAATCGCGACCTGAAGGATCAGGTACGCCGCGGCCGGTTCCGCGAAGATCTCTATTTCCGCCTCAACGTCTTCCCGATCGAGAGCGTGCCTTTGCGCGAGCGGCTGGATGACGTGCCGCTGCTGGCCGCCCATTTCCTGGCCAAGACCTGCCGGCGGCTGAACATCCCCGATCTCAGGCTGACCCGCGGCGATGTCGAGCGGCTGACCGGCTATGACTGGCCGGGCAATGTCCGCGAGCTGGAGAATGTGATCGAACGGGCGGCGATCCTGGCCCGGGGCGGGCGGCTGCGCTTCGATCTGGAGCCATCCGCCGCCCTGCATGCCGGCCCGGCAGCGGCGCCCGCAGCGCCTGCCCTGGCCGGGGACGAGGACGAGCTGCTGACCGAAGCCGGCCGCCGCGACCGTGACCGACGGATGATCGAAGCCGCCCTCAGCCGGTGTGGCGGCCGGGTCTACGGCCCGAACGGGGCCGCCGCCCTGCTCGGCCTGCCGGCAACCACGCTCGCCTCGCGGATCCGCGCGCTGGGGCTGGAGCCGCGGCGCTACCGGGCGGGCCAGGCCTGA
- a CDS encoding CmpA/NrtA family ABC transporter substrate-binding protein, whose protein sequence is MTIKSLGDAFDPDVDLGHGRQCGCAACATTSARPTSAQSDPALPVGEEALVDRVVENAVVRSMFGGNEIARRSFLKTVGAGAFAAALASVLPLDRVKAAVKDGMTGGGPLEKTKLNIGFVPITCATPIIMAHPMGFYERRGLDVQVIKTAGWAVARDKSLNKEYDASHMLTPMPLAITMGAGSTAQPFLMPAVENINGQAIVLHVDHKDKRDPRDWKGFRFGVPFEYSMHNFLLRYYVAEHGLDPDKDIQIRVVPPPEMVANLRAGNLDGYLSPDPFNQRAVWEKVGFIHLLTKDIWEGHPCCAFACSKAFAEEMPNTYGALVMALLEATSYAADPANRKEISAAIAPANYLNQPVPVIEQVLTGRFADGLGQVQDVPDRIDFDPFPWHSMGVWILTQMKRWGYISGEIDYRGIAEQVYLAAETGARMKELGLTPPEATYEPHTIMGKTFDPADPEGYLASFAIRRS, encoded by the coding sequence ATGACGATCAAGAGCCTCGGCGACGCCTTCGATCCGGATGTCGACCTCGGCCATGGCCGGCAGTGCGGCTGTGCCGCCTGCGCCACGACCTCTGCCCGGCCGACCTCCGCTCAATCTGACCCGGCGCTGCCCGTGGGTGAAGAGGCGCTGGTCGATCGGGTGGTCGAGAATGCGGTCGTCCGCTCCATGTTCGGCGGCAACGAGATTGCCCGGCGGTCGTTTCTGAAGACCGTGGGGGCGGGGGCCTTTGCAGCGGCGCTGGCCTCGGTTCTGCCGCTCGACCGGGTGAAGGCGGCGGTCAAGGACGGCATGACCGGCGGTGGCCCGCTCGAGAAGACGAAGCTCAACATCGGCTTCGTCCCGATCACCTGCGCCACCCCGATCATCATGGCCCATCCCATGGGCTTCTATGAACGGCGCGGCCTGGATGTGCAGGTGATCAAGACCGCCGGCTGGGCGGTGGCGCGTGACAAGTCGCTCAACAAGGAATACGACGCCTCGCACATGCTGACGCCGATGCCTCTGGCGATCACCATGGGGGCGGGCTCCACCGCCCAGCCCTTCCTGATGCCGGCGGTGGAGAACATCAACGGCCAGGCGATCGTGCTGCATGTCGATCACAAGGACAAGCGCGACCCCAGGGACTGGAAGGGCTTCCGCTTCGGGGTTCCCTTCGAATACTCGATGCACAATTTCCTGCTGCGCTATTACGTCGCCGAGCATGGGCTCGACCCCGACAAGGATATCCAGATCCGGGTCGTGCCGCCGCCGGAGATGGTCGCCAATCTGCGCGCCGGAAATCTGGACGGCTACCTGTCGCCGGATCCGTTCAACCAGCGTGCCGTCTGGGAAAAGGTCGGCTTCATCCATCTGCTGACCAAGGACATCTGGGAAGGCCATCCCTGCTGCGCCTTCGCCTGTTCCAAGGCCTTCGCCGAAGAGATGCCCAACACCTATGGCGCCCTGGTCATGGCCCTGCTGGAGGCGACCTCCTATGCCGCCGATCCGGCCAATCGCAAGGAGATCTCGGCCGCGATCGCGCCCGCCAATTATCTGAACCAGCCCGTGCCGGTGATCGAACAGGTACTGACCGGCCGCTTCGCCGACGGGCTGGGCCAGGTGCAGGACGTGCCCGACCGGATCGATTTCGATCCCTTCCCCTGGCATTCCATGGGGGTGTGGATCCTGACCCAGATGAAGCGCTGGGGCTACATTTCGGGCGAGATCGACTATCGCGGCATCGCCGAACAGGTCTATCTCGCCGCCGAGACCGGTGCCCGGATGAAGGAGCTGGGTCTGACCCCGCCCGAGGCCACTTACGAGCCCCACACCATCATGGGCAAGACCTTCGATCCGGCGGATCCCGAAGGCTATCTCGCCTCCTTCGCCATCCGGCGCAGTTGA
- the ntrB gene encoding nitrate ABC transporter permease — protein sequence MPSLRIRAAILSVAVLALLLGVWELSGTAPAASAAQDEYARLMGGADTQARLPAPSDILTRAWEEISDPFYDAGPNDKGIGIQIGYSLYRVAAGYLAAAAIALPLGFLIGMSPLAYRALDPFIQVLRPISPLAWMPLALFVIKDSQMSAIFVIFICSIWPMLLNTAFGVANVRRDWVNVARTHELGPVSTALRVILPAAAPTIVTGMRISIGIAWLVIVAAEMLVGGTGIGYYVWNEWNNLDLTSVVFSILMIGLVGMALDALLGALARAVAYAD from the coding sequence ATGCCGTCGCTCCGCATCCGTGCCGCGATCCTGTCGGTGGCAGTGCTGGCCCTGCTGCTGGGGGTCTGGGAACTCTCCGGCACGGCGCCCGCCGCCTCGGCGGCGCAGGACGAATATGCCCGGCTGATGGGCGGTGCCGACACCCAGGCCCGCCTGCCGGCCCCCTCCGACATCCTGACGCGTGCCTGGGAAGAGATATCGGATCCCTTCTACGATGCCGGGCCCAACGACAAGGGCATCGGCATCCAGATCGGCTATTCGCTCTACCGGGTGGCGGCGGGCTATCTGGCCGCGGCCGCCATCGCTCTGCCGCTCGGCTTCCTGATCGGCATGTCGCCGCTGGCCTATCGGGCGCTCGACCCGTTCATCCAGGTGCTGCGGCCGATCTCGCCGCTCGCCTGGATGCCGCTCGCGCTGTTCGTGATCAAGGACAGCCAGATGTCGGCGATCTTCGTGATCTTCATCTGCTCGATCTGGCCGATGCTGCTCAACACCGCCTTCGGTGTCGCCAATGTCCGGCGGGACTGGGTGAATGTGGCCCGTACCCACGAACTCGGGCCGGTCTCGACCGCCCTCAGGGTCATCCTGCCGGCCGCGGCACCCACCATCGTGACGGGGATGCGGATCTCGATCGGCATCGCCTGGCTGGTCATCGTGGCGGCAGAGATGCTCGTGGGCGGCACCGGCATCGGCTACTACGTCTGGAACGAGTGGAACAATCTCGATCTCACCAGCGTGGTGTTCTCCATCCTGATGATCGGTCTGGTCGGCATGGCGCTGGATGCGCTGCTCGGCGCGCTTGCCCGCGCCGTGGCCTATGCCGATTGA
- a CDS encoding ABC transporter ATP-binding protein, with protein MTSARPFLDVSGLAKRFPARGGGETMVFEQVDFTMDRGEFVCVIGHSGCGKSTILNILAGLDSASSGAVVMDGREISGPGLDRGVVFQNYSLLPWATALENVVFAIRARHRDWSRQQIRAHALSHLAKVGLSGGAEHRKPAELSGGMRQRVSIARAFAIEPRLLLLDEPFGALDALTRGTIQDELIRIWSDTDQSVFMITHDVDEAILLADRILLMTNGPRARIAESVVIDIPRPRARDTILHDPAFYAIRNHLVEFLTRRSRELAAGAGGAGTGAPRTVRFGRDGSAQGVDVVPFQRATR; from the coding sequence ATGACGAGCGCACGCCCCTTTCTCGACGTTTCGGGCCTGGCAAAACGCTTCCCCGCCCGGGGCGGCGGCGAGACCATGGTTTTCGAGCAGGTCGACTTCACCATGGATCGTGGCGAATTCGTCTGCGTGATCGGTCATTCCGGCTGCGGCAAATCCACCATCCTCAACATCCTGGCCGGGCTCGACAGCGCCTCCTCGGGGGCGGTGGTCATGGACGGCCGGGAAATCTCGGGCCCCGGTCTCGACCGCGGCGTGGTGTTCCAGAATTACAGCCTGCTGCCCTGGGCGACGGCGCTCGAAAACGTGGTCTTCGCCATCCGCGCCCGACATCGCGACTGGTCGCGGCAGCAGATCCGCGCGCATGCGCTCAGCCATCTGGCCAAGGTCGGGCTGTCCGGCGGGGCGGAGCACCGCAAGCCGGCCGAACTCTCGGGCGGCATGCGGCAGCGGGTCAGCATCGCCCGGGCCTTTGCGATCGAGCCCCGGCTGCTGCTGCTCGACGAGCCCTTCGGGGCGCTGGATGCGCTCACCCGTGGCACCATCCAGGACGAGCTGATCCGCATCTGGTCCGATACCGACCAGAGCGTGTTCATGATCACCCATGACGTCGACGAGGCGATCCTGCTTGCCGACCGGATCCTGCTGATGACCAACGGCCCGCGGGCCCGGATCGCGGAAAGCGTGGTCATCGATATCCCGCGGCCGCGGGCCCGGGACACCATCCTGCACGACCCGGCCTTCTATGCCATCCGCAACCACCTGGTCGAATTCCTGACCCGGCGCTCGCGGGAGCTGGCCGCCGGGGCCGGTGGTGCTGGCACCGGTGCCCCGCGCACCGTGCGCTTCGGCCGCGACGGCAGTGCCCAGGGCGTCGATGTCGTGCCCTTCCAGCGTGCCACCCGTTGA
- the cynS gene encoding cyanase: protein MTKTSTDAPLSKADATALILAAKAAHGLTWEAIAEGIGMSPVWTTSAALGMNSMPAEKAQALVALLDLPAAVVPALVAFPTKVWDQAVPTDPAIYRLYEIVGVYGETLKEIIQEKFGDGIMSAIDFTMHVDKVEDPKGDRVKITMNGKFLPYKAW from the coding sequence ATGACCAAGACCTCCACCGATGCGCCGCTGTCGAAGGCCGATGCCACGGCGCTGATCCTGGCCGCCAAGGCGGCGCATGGCCTGACCTGGGAGGCGATCGCCGAGGGCATCGGCATGTCCCCGGTCTGGACCACCTCGGCGGCGCTGGGCATGAACAGCATGCCGGCCGAGAAGGCGCAGGCGCTGGTGGCCCTGCTCGACCTGCCGGCCGCCGTCGTGCCGGCACTGGTCGCATTCCCGACCAAGGTCTGGGATCAGGCGGTGCCCACCGACCCCGCGATCTATCGCCTCTACGAGATCGTCGGCGTCTATGGCGAGACGCTGAAGGAGATCATCCAGGAGAAGTTCGGCGACGGCATCATGAGCGCGATCGACTTCACCATGCATGTCGACAAGGTCGAGGATCCGAAGGGCGACCGGGTGAAGATCACCATGAACGGCAAGTTCCTGCCCTATAAGGCCTGGTGA
- a CDS encoding TetR/AcrR family transcriptional regulator, translating into MTGAKVRRTQEERSAETRDKLLYATLDVLMEAGHARLATQAVCERAGVSRGAMLHHYPTRSDLLVAAIERLLDDEIIEMRGMAASVRSGAIGLDAFVDDLWRRFSGRLFYITLEHITAARTDDDLRDALLPVVKRFHVALDDMWTEFFEARGTADRATTTVLNLTLCLLRGMGAQTVLKPDPDYYQDLLRAWKTILATLVEGRGSGGTLAGSVGV; encoded by the coding sequence ATGACCGGTGCGAAGGTGCGGCGCACGCAGGAGGAGCGGAGCGCCGAAACCCGCGACAAGCTGCTCTATGCGACGCTCGACGTGCTGATGGAGGCCGGCCATGCCCGGTTGGCCACCCAGGCGGTCTGCGAACGCGCCGGCGTGTCCCGCGGCGCGATGCTGCACCACTATCCCACCCGCAGCGACCTGCTGGTTGCGGCGATCGAGCGGCTGCTCGACGACGAGATCATCGAGATGCGTGGCATGGCCGCCTCGGTGCGTTCGGGCGCGATCGGCCTGGACGCTTTCGTGGACGATCTGTGGCGGCGCTTCTCGGGCCGGCTGTTCTACATCACGCTGGAACACATCACCGCTGCCCGGACCGATGACGATCTGCGCGATGCGCTGCTGCCGGTGGTGAAGCGTTTCCATGTCGCGCTCGACGACATGTGGACCGAGTTTTTCGAGGCCCGCGGCACGGCCGACCGGGCCACGACCACCGTGCTCAATCTGACGCTCTGCCTGCTGCGCGGCATGGGCGCCCAGACGGTGCTGAAACCGGATCCGGACTATTATCAGGATCTGCTCAGGGCCTGGAAGACGATCCTCGCAACCCTTGTGGAGGGGCGGGGCTCAGGCGGCACGCTGGCGGGGAGTGTCGGCGTGTGA
- a CDS encoding ABC transporter substrate-binding protein, with protein MAGRIEARMRRAVTAGVSIAVMSLALGGAAQAETAPFRIGALNPVTGAGSPYGPGMQKAIILAADEVNAAGGACGRKLEVSAEDTQTSPEAAVLAVKKLIEVNKVDAVMGTWSSGITLAVMPITTQAGLPLLNTSGAPAISTEDKADLVWRFQATNDRFGQAFAKIATERGFKRPATMAYNNASGIGNTEGFTKAWTAAGGEVVSSVVYEPKRPSYRSELQQILAANPDVIVMGSYLQDTTVILREWYQSGQSPDVKWIIPGWAANQQLIDALGPDVLANVIAVDSISNESAPSYAHFEAAYKKAMGAEAPANVYAAMTYDMVIAWGLAMQQACPDTTIAAVNGSIRAIDAADGAPVYTFAEGKAAIEAGRKVNYEGASSRLSFDQYGDVTPDFSLSEIDGGAFVRKGVVSF; from the coding sequence ATGGCAGGACGGATTGAGGCCCGCATGCGCCGGGCCGTGACGGCAGGCGTTTCGATCGCGGTGATGTCCCTCGCGCTCGGCGGCGCGGCGCAGGCAGAGACCGCGCCCTTCAGGATCGGGGCGCTGAACCCGGTCACCGGCGCCGGCAGCCCCTATGGCCCCGGCATGCAGAAGGCGATCATCCTGGCGGCGGACGAGGTGAACGCCGCGGGTGGCGCCTGCGGCCGCAAGCTGGAAGTTTCGGCCGAAGATACCCAGACCTCGCCCGAAGCCGCCGTGCTGGCGGTGAAGAAGCTGATCGAGGTGAACAAGGTCGATGCGGTGATGGGCACCTGGTCCTCGGGCATCACGCTTGCGGTCATGCCGATCACCACCCAGGCCGGGCTGCCGCTGCTGAACACGTCGGGCGCGCCGGCGATCTCCACCGAGGACAAGGCCGATCTGGTCTGGCGCTTCCAGGCGACCAATGACCGCTTCGGCCAGGCCTTCGCCAAGATCGCGACCGAGCGCGGCTTCAAGCGTCCGGCGACTATGGCCTATAACAACGCCTCCGGCATCGGCAATACCGAGGGCTTCACCAAGGCCTGGACGGCCGCCGGCGGCGAGGTCGTCTCCAGCGTGGTCTACGAGCCCAAGCGGCCGAGCTACCGGTCCGAACTGCAGCAGATTCTGGCGGCGAACCCCGACGTGATCGTCATGGGGTCCTATCTTCAGGACACCACCGTCATCCTGCGCGAATGGTATCAAAGCGGCCAGAGCCCGGATGTGAAGTGGATCATCCCCGGCTGGGCCGCCAATCAGCAGCTGATCGACGCGCTGGGCCCCGATGTGCTCGCCAATGTGATCGCGGTCGACAGCATCAGCAATGAGAGCGCACCGTCTTACGCCCATTTCGAGGCGGCCTATAAGAAGGCGATGGGGGCGGAGGCACCGGCCAATGTCTATGCGGCGATGACCTATGACATGGTGATCGCCTGGGGCCTGGCCATGCAGCAGGCCTGCCCCGACACGACCATTGCGGCGGTGAACGGCAGCATCCGGGCGATCGATGCCGCAGATGGCGCGCCGGTCTATACCTTCGCCGAGGGCAAGGCCGCGATCGAGGCCGGCCGCAAGGTGAACTATGAAGGCGCCTCCAGCCGCCTCTCCTTCGACCAGTATGGCGACGTGACGCCCGATTTCAGCCTGTCGGAGATCGATGGCGGCGCCTTCGTCCGCAAGGGCGTGGTCTCGTTCTGA
- a CDS encoding branched-chain amino acid ABC transporter permease encodes MDTAYYLNLAFNGLVEGSIYALGALAITLVFGIARFPNASTGDLMTVGAFGGLAGTLAGGGLLGAAIAGVGVSAAVALAFHFLLFRNLARRSAVASMIASIGLAFFLRSALSFIFGHDQRVYDLPLTRAVLFGPIRVQPTDLQVMGAAAAALAVTFAVLHLTPIGRRMRAVADNPDLARASGINAGRVMAVMWLMAGGLAGLGGVLLGAKTVVTPEMGWDLLLPAFAATILGTIGNPIGAVLGGLLIGLVQELSTPFVGFTYKIGMGFAVLLLMLMIRPQGLFARNALVR; translated from the coding sequence ATGGATACCGCCTATTATCTCAACCTGGCCTTCAACGGCCTGGTCGAGGGCTCGATCTATGCCCTCGGCGCGCTGGCGATCACGCTGGTTTTCGGCATCGCCCGCTTTCCCAACGCCTCCACCGGCGACCTGATGACGGTCGGCGCCTTCGGCGGCCTTGCCGGCACGCTGGCCGGGGGCGGGCTTCTGGGGGCGGCGATCGCCGGGGTGGGCGTCTCGGCCGCGGTGGCGCTCGCCTTCCATTTCCTGCTGTTCCGCAACCTGGCCCGGCGCTCGGCGGTGGCCTCGATGATCGCGTCGATCGGTCTCGCCTTCTTCCTGCGGTCGGCGCTCTCTTTCATCTTCGGCCATGATCAGCGGGTCTACGACCTGCCGCTGACCCGTGCGGTCCTGTTCGGGCCGATCCGGGTGCAGCCGACCGATCTGCAGGTGATGGGGGCGGCAGCTGCCGCACTGGCGGTGACTTTCGCCGTGCTGCACCTGACCCCGATCGGCCGCAGGATGCGGGCGGTCGCCGACAATCCCGATCTCGCCCGGGCCTCGGGCATCAATGCCGGGCGGGTGATGGCGGTGATGTGGCTGATGGCGGGCGGGCTGGCCGGGCTCGGCGGCGTTCTGCTGGGCGCCAAGACCGTGGTGACCCCCGAAATGGGCTGGGACCTGCTGCTGCCGGCCTTTGCCGCCACCATCCTCGGCACCATCGGCAACCCGATCGGCGCCGTTCTGGGCGGGCTGCTGATCGGCCTGGTGCAGGAGCTGTCCACCCCCTTCGTCGGCTTCACCTACAAGATCGGCATGGGGTTCGCGGTGCTGCTGCTGATGCTGATGATCCGGCCGCAGGGGCTGTTCGCCCGCAACGCGCTGGTTCGCTGA
- a CDS encoding branched-chain amino acid ABC transporter permease has protein sequence MESYLVAVAVVTAIYMLMTFGLNLQYGFTGLINFGLVGFFAIGAYTSALLVMAGWPLLLGFAAAALLAALAAWPVALLSLRLRIEYFAIVMLGFSETVRLVITNERALTGGVQGIPGIPSAAQALGVEGVDGNLLTLILLVVAVILVLAVNWRLVHSPFGRMIQAIRDDEEAVRSLGKHPGRFKVTVFMVGSAFTGLAGAFYAHYVTFVTPEQFVPLLTFYVWVAMIFGGAGRVGGAAIGTVVLIGFLEGSRFLRDALPGVSEVEMASLRLGVVGVALMLLMRFRPDGILGAPSAGTKKGG, from the coding sequence ATGGAAAGCTATCTGGTCGCGGTCGCGGTGGTCACGGCGATCTACATGCTGATGACCTTCGGCCTGAACCTGCAATACGGCTTCACCGGCCTGATCAATTTCGGCCTGGTCGGCTTCTTCGCCATCGGCGCCTATACCAGCGCCCTGCTGGTGATGGCGGGCTGGCCCCTGCTGCTGGGCTTCGCTGCGGCGGCCCTGCTGGCGGCTCTTGCCGCGTGGCCGGTGGCGCTTTTGTCGCTGAGGCTCAGGATCGAGTATTTCGCCATCGTCATGCTCGGCTTCTCCGAGACCGTGCGCCTGGTGATCACCAACGAGCGCGCGCTGACCGGCGGCGTTCAGGGGATCCCCGGCATTCCATCGGCCGCCCAGGCACTGGGCGTGGAGGGCGTCGACGGCAATCTGCTGACCCTGATCCTGCTGGTCGTGGCGGTGATCCTGGTGCTGGCGGTCAACTGGCGCCTGGTCCACAGCCCCTTCGGCCGGATGATCCAGGCGATCCGCGACGACGAAGAGGCGGTGCGGTCGCTGGGCAAGCATCCGGGCCGGTTCAAGGTCACCGTGTTCATGGTCGGCAGCGCCTTCACCGGCCTCGCCGGCGCCTTCTACGCCCATTACGTCACCTTCGTGACCCCGGAACAGTTCGTCCCCCTGCTTACCTTTTATGTCTGGGTAGCGATGATCTTCGGCGGCGCGGGCCGGGTGGGCGGGGCCGCCATCGGCACTGTGGTGCTGATCGGTTTCCTTGAAGGCTCGCGCTTCCTGCGTGATGCCCTGCCGGGCGTTTCCGAAGTCGAGATGGCGAGCCTCAGGCTGGGGGTGGTCGGCGTTGCGTTGATGCTGCTGATGCGCTTCCGCCCGGACGGCATCCTGGGTGCGCCGTCGGCCGGCACGAAGAAGGGGGGCTGA
- a CDS encoding ABC transporter ATP-binding protein, whose protein sequence is MSHPDTIAAADRQLTVEGVSKSFGGVQVLTDIGFSVPVSGLSGLIGPNGAGKSTLFSVVSGFQPGDAGRVSFAGRDLSRMGPVERVRAGLGRTFQVPRVFASLSVRQNLAAAAPGQTGETLAGVFFRGARIRRQEAEIAGRADGILSFLNLTRVADKPAGGLSGGQRKLLELGRALMVRPKMILLDEPFAGVNPVLIEEIADRIRAIRETGVDGSGGIGFLIVEHNLPSLSALVERMIVIDRGRLLAQGTPQAVLADARVREAYMGGAV, encoded by the coding sequence ATGAGCCATCCTGACACCATCGCCGCCGCCGATCGTCAGCTGACGGTCGAGGGCGTTTCCAAAAGCTTCGGTGGCGTGCAGGTGCTGACCGATATCGGCTTCTCGGTGCCGGTTTCGGGGCTTTCGGGGCTGATCGGCCCCAACGGCGCCGGCAAGAGCACGTTGTTCTCGGTCGTCAGCGGGTTCCAGCCCGGCGATGCCGGCCGGGTCAGCTTTGCCGGCCGCGATCTCAGCCGGATGGGGCCGGTGGAACGGGTGCGCGCCGGGCTTGGCCGCACCTTCCAGGTGCCGCGGGTCTTCGCCAGCCTGAGCGTGCGCCAGAATCTGGCGGCGGCGGCCCCGGGGCAGACGGGCGAGACCCTGGCCGGCGTGTTCTTCCGCGGCGCCCGCATCCGTCGGCAGGAGGCCGAGATTGCCGGGCGGGCCGACGGCATTCTCTCCTTTCTGAACCTCACCCGCGTGGCCGACAAGCCGGCCGGCGGCCTGTCGGGCGGTCAGCGCAAGCTGCTGGAACTGGGCCGCGCCCTGATGGTCCGGCCGAAGATGATCCTGCTCGACGAGCCCTTCGCCGGCGTCAACCCGGTGCTGATCGAAGAGATCGCCGACCGGATCCGTGCGATCCGCGAGACCGGGGTCGACGGCAGCGGCGGCATCGGCTTCCTGATCGTCGAACACAACCTGCCCTCGCTTTCGGCCCTGGTCGAGCGGATGATCGTGATCGATCGCGGCCGGCTGCTGGCCCAGGGTACGCCCCAGGCGGTGCTGGCCGATGCCCGGGTGCGCGAGGCCTATATGGGGGGCGCGGTATGA